A region from the SAR86 cluster bacterium genome encodes:
- a CDS encoding disulfide bond formation protein B: MITKLLKLIKIVYQNYFEIASCLCATLIILIALLLDNLLNLNACPLCILIRYIFGLIALISLVGFFVKKLNYVVRFLILSLSIYGIVISSKLIYLQNLSSEEIALLTPGCDMPLATQIEYFGLFEGLANVYKGGPSCALEVWRFIFNFAEWGLIFFCVYFIANLFKTMTHFK; the protein is encoded by the coding sequence ATGATAACGAAACTTTTAAAGTTAATTAAAATAGTTTACCAAAACTATTTTGAAATAGCGTCTTGTTTATGTGCAACATTAATAATTTTGATAGCACTTTTGTTAGACAATCTTCTAAATTTAAATGCATGTCCATTGTGTATTTTAATAAGATATATTTTTGGGTTGATAGCTTTGATTTCATTAGTAGGCTTTTTTGTAAAGAAATTGAATTATGTAGTTAGATTTTTGATATTAAGCTTATCTATTTACGGTATAGTTATTTCATCTAAATTAATCTATCTGCAAAACCTCAGCTCTGAGGAAATAGCGTTGTTAACTCCAGGATGCGATATGCCCCTCGCAACACAGATTGAATATTTTGGACTCTTTGAAGGTCTTGCAAATGTTTATAAAGGTGGTCCATCATGCGCTTTGGAAGTATGGCGATTCATATTTAATTTTGCTGAATGGGGTTTAATATTCTTTTGCGTTTATTTTATTGCTAATCTATTTAAGACCATGACACATTTTAAATAA
- the polA gene encoding DNA polymerase I translates to MKDRIFVIDGSSYLYRAFHAMPPLSTSTGIPTGAIKGVTNMLMTLKKDSEGSPIIVVFDAKGKTFRNDIFSSYKANRPPMPDDLRSQIEPVKLICKAIGFPLLIIDGVEADDVIATVAEKAKNRNLKCVISSLDKDLMQLVEDPKVSMMNTMTHQIFDEEKVLDKFGVKPTQIRDLLALTGDSSDNIPGIPKVGQKTAAKWLNEFENIKNIKSNADSIKGVVGDNLRGFITDLDRNIELVSLKRDVDLKVKFEDLLIANPNEDELERIFKELEFTNPNSVKEAPATKKDNKYETVLTEKELNNWILKINECNSFAIDTETDSVQTVSANLLGISLSVSENEGCYIPLGHQYDDCPKQLEMDYVIKSLGSAIEDNQEKAIGQNLKFDIPILARHGIKITKFLADTMLMSYVLNSTATRHGMDRLADFYLNYKTTKYTDVTGTASKQISFAEVKLDVATDYAAEDADITLRLYKVLNKLLKEKPTQQKLLNDLEYPLVHVLSRVEQNGAKIDKKKLSNHSKELSEKISDLTSQAFKISGEEFNLDSPKQLLEILYEKQGLPVLKKTPKGQPSTNEDTLQRLSEDYELPKIILQYRTLAKLKSTYTDSLINIENPKTKRIHTSYQQAITSTGRLSSTEPNLQNIPIKTAEGRRIREAFVPENGNVLISADYSQIELRIMAHLSEDKNLTHSFNNNIDVHSSTAAEVFGVSIDDVSPDQRRSAKAINFGLMYGMSAFGLTRQLGIPRGEAQEYLDTYFARYTGVRDYMDNIKAQAKEDKYVETIMGRRLYLNEINAANGLRRQAAERAAINAPLQGSAADIIKKAMLDIDELLLNELQDVQMIMQVHDELVFECPKNKADAVMKKMKDTMEDTVELKIPLIADAAIGLNWNEAH, encoded by the coding sequence ATGAAAGATAGAATATTTGTAATTGATGGGTCTTCATATTTGTATAGGGCTTTTCATGCTATGCCACCACTTTCTACATCTACAGGTATTCCCACTGGAGCAATAAAAGGCGTCACAAATATGTTGATGACACTTAAAAAGGATTCTGAAGGGTCGCCTATCATTGTTGTATTTGACGCAAAAGGTAAAACATTTAGGAATGATATTTTTTCTTCATATAAAGCAAATAGACCACCTATGCCAGACGATCTTCGATCACAAATAGAACCAGTCAAACTAATTTGTAAGGCAATAGGATTTCCATTACTAATTATAGATGGAGTTGAGGCAGATGATGTAATCGCAACTGTTGCAGAAAAGGCAAAGAATAGAAATTTAAAATGTGTTATTTCTTCACTTGATAAAGATTTAATGCAATTAGTAGAAGATCCCAAGGTATCAATGATGAATACCATGACTCATCAAATTTTTGATGAAGAAAAAGTTTTAGATAAGTTTGGGGTAAAACCCACACAAATTAGGGACTTGTTAGCATTAACTGGCGACTCTTCTGATAATATTCCAGGCATACCAAAAGTAGGTCAGAAAACTGCTGCCAAATGGCTAAATGAATTCGAAAACATTAAAAATATTAAGTCCAATGCAGATTCCATAAAAGGCGTTGTTGGAGATAATTTAAGAGGATTTATAACTGATTTAGATAGAAATATTGAATTGGTGTCCTTAAAAAGAGATGTTGACTTAAAAGTTAAGTTTGAAGATCTCTTGATTGCAAATCCAAATGAAGACGAACTTGAACGAATTTTTAAAGAGTTAGAATTTACGAATCCTAATTCAGTTAAAGAAGCTCCTGCTACAAAGAAAGATAATAAATACGAGACAGTTTTAACTGAAAAAGAGCTAAATAATTGGATTTTAAAAATTAATGAATGTAATTCATTCGCAATTGATACAGAAACAGATTCTGTTCAAACTGTGTCAGCAAATCTTCTTGGTATTTCTTTATCAGTTTCTGAAAATGAAGGATGTTATATACCCTTAGGTCATCAATACGATGATTGTCCCAAACAATTGGAAATGGATTATGTGATAAAAAGCCTTGGCTCCGCGATAGAAGATAATCAAGAAAAAGCAATAGGACAAAATCTTAAATTTGATATTCCCATACTTGCAAGACATGGAATTAAGATTACAAAATTTCTAGCAGATACAATGCTTATGTCATATGTATTAAATAGCACCGCTACTAGACATGGAATGGATAGGCTGGCTGATTTTTATTTAAATTACAAAACAACAAAATATACTGATGTTACTGGAACAGCCTCAAAGCAAATAAGTTTTGCTGAAGTTAAGCTAGATGTAGCTACTGATTATGCTGCTGAAGATGCTGATATTACTCTAAGACTTTATAAGGTTCTTAATAAGTTGTTAAAAGAAAAACCAACACAGCAAAAGTTGTTAAATGATCTTGAATATCCTCTTGTACACGTTCTTTCAAGAGTCGAACAAAACGGAGCAAAAATTGATAAAAAAAAGCTATCCAATCATTCAAAAGAATTAAGTGAAAAAATTTCTGATTTAACATCACAAGCATTCAAAATTTCTGGAGAAGAATTTAATTTAGACTCTCCAAAACAGCTACTAGAGATCTTATATGAAAAACAAGGACTACCCGTTTTAAAAAAAACGCCGAAGGGTCAGCCCTCAACAAATGAAGATACACTTCAAAGATTATCTGAGGACTATGAACTCCCTAAGATTATTTTGCAATACAGAACATTGGCAAAATTAAAATCTACTTATACTGATAGTTTAATTAACATAGAAAATCCAAAAACAAAAAGAATTCATACGTCTTATCAACAAGCAATAACATCAACAGGAAGACTTTCGTCAACAGAACCAAATTTACAAAACATTCCAATCAAAACAGCTGAAGGAAGGAGAATTAGAGAGGCTTTTGTGCCTGAAAATGGAAATGTTTTAATTTCTGCTGACTATTCTCAAATTGAATTAAGAATAATGGCACACTTATCTGAAGACAAAAATCTTACGCATTCTTTTAATAATAATATAGATGTTCATTCATCAACTGCTGCAGAAGTATTTGGCGTATCAATTGATGATGTTAGTCCAGACCAAAGAAGAAGTGCCAAAGCAATTAATTTTGGATTGATGTATGGCATGTCAGCTTTTGGTCTCACGAGGCAATTAGGAATACCAAGAGGAGAAGCTCAAGAATATCTTGATACTTATTTTGCCAGATATACAGGGGTTAGGGACTACATGGACAATATAAAAGCTCAAGCAAAAGAAGATAAATATGTTGAAACCATCATGGGTCGTCGCCTTTATCTAAACGAAATAAATGCAGCTAATGGTCTTAGGAGACAAGCTGCAGAGAGAGCAGCTATTAACGCACCACTTCAAGGATCAGCGGCTGACATCATCAAAAAAGCAATGTTAGATATAGATGAACTTTTATTAAATGAATTGCAAGATGTACAAATGATAATGCAGGTTCACGATGAATTAGTTTTTGAGTGTCCAAAAAACAAAGCAGATGCAGTTATGAAAAAGATGAAAGACACTATGGAAGATACAGTAGAACTGAAAATTCCTTTAATAGCTGATGCAGCAATTGGTTTGAATTGGAATGAAGCTCATTAA
- a CDS encoding alpha/beta hydrolase: MKKILYLFLIFIVIPAFLYFALDRENIDIDEFRLNSGYQEVKLSAGITSYKDIGDKNNKVIVLVHGATFGSLAYEEYVNVFLNNNYRVITYDQYGRGYSDRVRNNVSIELMEQQLRELIEHCEVEDVILYGVSFGAAVVAKYASNNLKNISFIGYQVPLINSANVPLLSIVKIPLYGDLLVRGFLVPGVLERIDEYEDLMDKKLLDHYIGQFDVKGTENFFKEFFLGNAMGNRLYDHNIIGSNFIPSYFAYAEDDMEIDSKLIEEAIKNYSNPIVKKYSGGHFFSTGIERKIAQEFIDSIKK, from the coding sequence ATGAAAAAAATTCTCTATCTTTTTTTAATATTTATTGTTATTCCAGCTTTTTTATATTTCGCTCTTGATAGGGAAAATATTGATATTGATGAATTTAGATTAAATTCTGGTTATCAAGAGGTTAAATTAAGTGCGGGCATTACTTCGTACAAAGATATTGGAGATAAAAATAACAAAGTTATTGTTTTAGTTCATGGTGCTACTTTTGGATCACTTGCATATGAAGAATATGTAAATGTCTTTCTTAATAATAACTATAGAGTCATAACCTATGATCAATATGGAAGAGGCTATTCAGATAGAGTTCGAAACAATGTAAGCATTGAACTTATGGAACAACAACTTAGAGAGCTGATTGAGCATTGTGAGGTTGAAGATGTAATATTGTATGGGGTCTCTTTTGGTGCTGCAGTTGTAGCCAAATATGCCTCAAATAACCTAAAAAACATTAGCTTTATTGGTTACCAAGTTCCACTTATTAATTCTGCAAATGTCCCTTTGTTATCAATAGTAAAAATTCCTTTATATGGTGACTTATTAGTTAGAGGATTTTTAGTTCCTGGTGTTTTAGAAAGAATAGATGAATATGAGGATTTAATGGATAAAAAGTTATTAGATCATTACATTGGACAATTTGATGTTAAAGGAACAGAGAATTTTTTTAAAGAGTTCTTTTTAGGTAATGCTATGGGGAATAGGCTCTACGATCATAATATTATTGGGAGTAATTTTATCCCTAGCTATTTTGCCTATGCAGAAGACGATATGGAAATAGATTCGAAACTAATTGAAGAAGCTATTAAAAACTACAGTAATCCAATAGTTAAAAAATATTCTGGTGGTCATTTTTTTTCTACTGGTATTGAAAGAAAGATAGCTCAAGAATTCATAGACAGTATTAAAAAATAA
- the yihA gene encoding ribosome biogenesis GTP-binding protein YihA/YsxC, with protein sequence MKNLFKNTEFVFGVTKYKDLPDDQGFEILLAGRSNAGKSSALNVLTDNSKLARISKTPGRTTEINFFKVNDDLMLLDLPGYGYAKSSKAKKKDWSPLIGEYFQKRKALGAVVIFMDIRHPLKESDWEMIHLCRNYNVPFIPALAKSDKLSNNNIAKAVSFIKEKIPESKPVAISSKDKIGFEKLSKQILSYT encoded by the coding sequence ATGAAAAACCTTTTTAAAAATACAGAATTTGTTTTTGGTGTTACAAAATATAAAGATCTTCCGGATGACCAAGGATTTGAAATATTGCTTGCTGGTAGATCAAATGCAGGTAAATCAAGTGCGTTAAATGTATTAACTGATAACTCAAAATTAGCAAGAATAAGCAAAACACCTGGAAGAACAACAGAAATAAATTTTTTTAAAGTTAATGATGATCTTATGTTGCTTGATTTGCCTGGATACGGGTATGCAAAGTCTAGTAAAGCAAAAAAGAAAGATTGGAGTCCGTTAATTGGAGAATATTTTCAAAAACGAAAAGCATTAGGTGCTGTGGTGATATTTATGGATATTCGTCATCCACTCAAAGAAAGCGACTGGGAGATGATTCATTTGTGCAGGAACTATAATGTTCCTTTCATTCCAGCTCTTGCTAAAAGTGATAAATTATCAAATAACAATATTGCTAAAGCAGTATCATTTATAAAAGAAAAGATCCCTGAATCAAAGCCTGTCGCTATATCATCAAAAGATAAGATAGGCTTTGAAAAACTCTCAAAACAAATACTAAGTTATACTTAA
- a CDS encoding cytochrome c4 → MRISQVLIISFCISFYAMSADNSLKEMPTDLKSGDPDNGSQLVQTCAACHGQDGNSINTEWPNLAGQNQKYLYEQLLYFKSGDRNNVLMMSVTPYLNSISDEEILDIAAYYASQKSNIGQAKDDPDLLKLGQALYRNGNLEKGIPACTSCHSVYGDGNSQAGFPAIAGQQVGYLISTLKAYRSEERNAGEQALVMQSIAKNLNDQEIDALSNYMHGLYE, encoded by the coding sequence ATGAGAATATCGCAAGTATTAATTATATCCTTTTGTATATCTTTTTATGCAATGTCGGCTGACAATTCTTTGAAAGAAATGCCAACCGATCTCAAATCAGGAGACCCTGATAACGGATCACAGCTTGTCCAAACATGTGCTGCATGTCACGGTCAAGATGGAAATAGCATTAATACAGAGTGGCCAAACTTAGCCGGACAAAATCAAAAATATTTGTATGAACAACTACTTTATTTCAAGTCAGGAGATAGAAATAACGTTCTCATGATGAGTGTTACGCCATATTTGAATAGCATCTCAGATGAAGAAATATTAGACATTGCAGCATATTATGCTTCACAAAAATCAAACATAGGTCAAGCTAAAGACGATCCAGATTTATTGAAATTAGGACAAGCTCTATATAGAAATGGAAATTTAGAAAAAGGCATTCCTGCATGCACTTCATGTCATTCAGTATATGGAGATGGTAATAGTCAAGCTGGCTTCCCAGCCATTGCTGGACAACAAGTTGGCTACTTAATATCTACTTTAAAAGCATATAGATCCGAGGAAAGAAACGCAGGCGAACAAGCTTTGGTAATGCAATCTATTGCTAAAAATTTAAACGATCAAGAAATTGATGCTCTTTCAAACTATATGCATGGACTTTATGAATAA
- a CDS encoding thiol:disulfide interchange protein DsbA/DsbL yields MSDYKLGVDYRLVDNPLPVKQDGIVEVTEAFWYGCGHCYSLEPAINQWKSNLGDDVKFTKMPITWGAVHQLHAGLFYTIDALNLDQTTHKAVFVRIHKEGDFLQNPKAIENFLKKFGIAPEITKQYLNSFSVRQKVNRGIKVAKQLKISAVPMMIVDGTYIIESKRSFEEMLNVVEHVIEIQKSNS; encoded by the coding sequence ATGTCAGACTATAAACTAGGAGTTGATTATAGACTTGTTGATAATCCTCTGCCTGTAAAACAGGATGGAATTGTTGAAGTGACTGAAGCATTTTGGTATGGCTGTGGCCATTGTTATTCTCTTGAGCCTGCTATCAATCAATGGAAATCAAATCTTGGTGACGATGTAAAATTTACTAAAATGCCAATTACATGGGGAGCAGTTCATCAACTTCATGCAGGATTATTTTATACAATAGATGCATTAAATTTAGATCAAACAACACATAAAGCTGTATTTGTTAGAATTCATAAAGAAGGTGATTTTTTACAAAATCCAAAAGCTATAGAAAATTTTTTGAAAAAGTTTGGCATTGCTCCAGAAATAACAAAACAATATCTAAATTCTTTTTCTGTTAGACAGAAAGTTAACAGAGGAATTAAAGTTGCTAAGCAATTAAAAATTTCAGCTGTCCCCATGATGATTGTTGACGGTACATATATTATTGAATCTAAAAGATCTTTTGAAGAGATGTTAAATGTAGTTGAGCATGTAATTGAAATTCAAAAATCAAACTCTTAG
- a CDS encoding c-type cytochrome — MNRKLINSRIYLLVLPLIVLFVFNGKKYDAAVIDRINIPVRVCIQGEDCGAPLISASDMLVDSKGTKLYAGCIACHGTGGEGGIGPSFTGRSVDYISAALIQYKNKEERGPQSVLMYAQAAALSDSDIQELSEYIITL; from the coding sequence ATGAATAGAAAACTTATAAATTCAAGAATATATTTGCTAGTGTTGCCATTAATAGTACTCTTTGTTTTTAATGGAAAAAAATACGATGCTGCTGTCATAGATAGAATTAATATACCTGTAAGAGTTTGTATTCAAGGTGAAGATTGTGGAGCCCCTCTCATTTCTGCATCTGACATGTTAGTAGACTCAAAGGGTACTAAGTTATACGCAGGGTGCATCGCATGTCATGGAACTGGTGGAGAAGGTGGAATAGGTCCATCATTTACTGGAAGAAGCGTTGATTATATTTCTGCAGCATTAATACAATATAAAAATAAAGAAGAAAGAGGCCCGCAGAGTGTTTTAATGTATGCTCAAGCAGCAGCTTTATCAGATAGTGATATACAAGAATTATCTGAATACATAATTACTCTATAA
- a CDS encoding HAD family hydrolase yields the protein MNKIKIITFDLDDTFWDIESVIFKAEYETRNWIEKKINKKIEWGDLEDFLSYRKELIFKNPNLEWDISSLRKEIYRYKLSPILDKKHECEEIVTKAYDFFIDKRHDISFYDGVLECLEKLNKEYILGVLTNGNANIKKLNIDNFFKFHVSSFDVKSNKPDSGHFLRIFELNAGVKKEEVLHIGDHQKNDMLGAYELGIKHLWFNKKNDTWKQNFKKPNEFKNWNDCYKLIKDLNEK from the coding sequence ATGAACAAAATTAAAATAATAACATTTGATCTTGACGACACTTTTTGGGATATAGAATCAGTAATTTTTAAAGCAGAATACGAAACAAGGAATTGGATTGAAAAAAAAATTAATAAAAAGATTGAATGGGGTGATCTCGAAGATTTTTTAAGCTATAGAAAAGAGTTAATTTTCAAAAATCCAAATCTTGAATGGGATATTAGTTCTCTTAGAAAAGAAATATATAGATATAAATTAAGTCCCATTTTGGATAAAAAACATGAATGTGAAGAAATAGTTACAAAGGCGTACGATTTTTTTATCGATAAAAGACATGATATAAGTTTTTATGATGGAGTATTAGAGTGTCTTGAGAAACTTAATAAAGAATATATTTTGGGAGTTTTAACAAATGGTAATGCTAATATTAAAAAGTTAAACATAGACAATTTTTTTAAGTTCCATGTTAGTTCTTTCGATGTGAAAAGCAATAAACCAGATAGCGGACATTTTCTTAGAATATTTGAATTGAACGCTGGAGTTAAAAAAGAGGAGGTACTTCACATTGGAGATCATCAAAAAAATGACATGTTGGGTGCGTATGAGCTGGGCATTAAGCATTTATGGTTCAACAAAAAAAATGATACATGGAAACAAAATTTTAAGAAGCCTAATGAATTTAAAAACTGGAATGATTGCTATAAATTAATTAAGGATTTAAATGAAAAATAA
- a CDS encoding tyrosine recombinase XerC, producing MLIKYFVRNDIDNYIKYIAEIKNLSSNTSNSYKRDLKKLSSYLEDIGVKSYKVINDDTCMGWIGSLFSNNNNPRTIQRHISSAKGFFRFLKKNGVISSSPFELIESPKTPSYLPEVLSPEDIEQLLNFKPKDSLEIRDLAIVELMYSSGLRVSETININIDHFEENKAFLRVFGKGSKTRLVPIGRYAINAINNWVDERDKYSNDDNALFINKKGSRLSVRSIQLRLKRLATKQGLPPVNPHMLRHSFATHMLESSGDLRTIQELLGHSSLSTTQIYTKLDYQHLVKIYDKSHPRAKK from the coding sequence ATGCTAATTAAATACTTTGTTCGAAACGATATTGATAACTATATAAAATATATTGCTGAAATAAAAAATCTATCCTCTAATACTTCTAATTCATATAAAAGAGATTTAAAAAAGCTATCAAGTTATCTTGAAGATATTGGAGTAAAGAGCTACAAAGTTATTAATGATGATACCTGTATGGGTTGGATTGGCAGTTTGTTTTCAAATAATAATAATCCTAGAACTATTCAAAGGCATATTTCTTCTGCTAAAGGCTTTTTTAGATTTTTAAAAAAAAATGGTGTCATCTCTAGCTCTCCATTTGAACTGATTGAATCTCCAAAAACACCAAGTTACTTGCCTGAAGTCCTTTCGCCTGAAGATATAGAGCAACTTCTTAATTTTAAACCAAAAGATTCTTTAGAAATAAGAGATTTGGCGATAGTTGAATTGATGTACTCTTCTGGATTAAGGGTATCTGAAACAATTAATATTAATATAGATCATTTTGAAGAAAATAAAGCTTTTTTGCGTGTTTTTGGAAAAGGATCGAAGACAAGACTTGTGCCTATTGGAAGATATGCCATAAATGCTATTAATAATTGGGTAGATGAAAGAGACAAATATTCTAATGATGATAATGCTTTATTTATAAATAAAAAAGGTTCGAGATTAAGTGTTAGAAGTATTCAATTAAGATTAAAAAGATTAGCAACAAAACAAGGTTTACCACCTGTAAATCCGCATATGCTTAGACACAGTTTTGCAACGCATATGCTTGAATCTAGTGGAGATCTTAGAACTATTCAGGAACTTCTTGGGCATAGCTCTTTATCAACAACTCAAATATATACTAAGTTAGATTATCAGCATTTAGTTAAAATATATGATAAATCTCATCCAAGAGCTAAAAAATGA
- a CDS encoding DUF484 family protein has product MTKEINEKEVELYLLDNLDFFEKKEALVSELKFKHSSSSASSLLERQIKKLREEQKDLIALLESFVKTANLNEDLFNKSKKLTLSILEANSKEEIMQKVEECFIKDFNVDECFMNFYSKNDLEQIEEITSMSVHKGAIYCGSYSKEKMKFLFKTSKIQSMVLAVVAAKEGIGLLKLGSYDRQRYLGDEDTTFIKYVRDILEKRFDSF; this is encoded by the coding sequence ATGACTAAAGAAATTAATGAAAAAGAAGTCGAGCTTTATCTGTTAGATAATTTGGACTTTTTTGAAAAGAAAGAGGCCCTGGTTTCTGAGCTTAAATTTAAACATTCATCAAGTTCAGCATCATCCTTGCTTGAAAGACAAATAAAAAAACTAAGAGAAGAACAAAAAGATTTAATTGCTTTACTTGAATCATTTGTTAAAACTGCAAATCTTAATGAAGATCTTTTTAATAAATCAAAAAAACTGACATTGTCGATTTTAGAGGCGAATTCTAAGGAAGAAATTATGCAAAAAGTTGAAGAATGCTTCATTAAAGATTTTAACGTAGATGAGTGTTTTATGAATTTTTATTCTAAAAACGATCTTGAGCAAATTGAAGAGATAACAAGCATGTCAGTTCACAAAGGTGCTATATATTGTGGGTCTTATTCAAAAGAAAAAATGAAATTTTTGTTTAAAACATCAAAAATACAATCGATGGTGCTTGCTGTTGTAGCAGCAAAAGAAGGTATAGGCCTTCTCAAACTTGGAAGCTATGATCGCCAGAGATATCTTGGTGATGAAGATACTACATTTATAAAATATGTTAGGGATATATTAGAAAAGAGATTTGACTCATTTTAG
- the dapF gene encoding diaminopimelate epimerase yields MIKYQKMHGNGNDFLMINSLETGFQPKKSFIKKYGERKLGIGFDQLILISPPKNENHSFDIAFYNADGGQADMCLNGIRCAARYVWEEKFHPKTVLNLNTKKGVLRCESHNKNIKVLFDEPLELKKLDIKKAIKKICKDSFTFVNAGNLHLCIKKESIQKFDLENLYFSLETLIKPHNVNLSIYNKLDSNNFEIRTYENGVGETLSCGSASASVAMLALKNKNNYVTISSKGGKLKFKKVNGQMIMIGPAKNVCSGIIND; encoded by the coding sequence ATGATTAAGTACCAAAAAATGCATGGAAACGGCAATGATTTTTTAATGATTAATTCTTTGGAAACAGGTTTCCAACCAAAAAAATCATTTATAAAAAAATATGGCGAAAGGAAACTTGGAATAGGTTTCGATCAACTTATTTTAATATCACCTCCAAAAAATGAAAATCATTCATTTGATATAGCATTTTATAATGCAGATGGTGGTCAAGCAGACATGTGTCTTAATGGAATAAGATGTGCTGCTCGTTATGTTTGGGAGGAAAAGTTTCATCCAAAAACAGTTCTTAATCTTAATACCAAAAAAGGTGTCCTTCGATGTGAAAGTCATAACAAGAACATTAAGGTATTATTTGATGAACCTTTAGAACTTAAAAAATTAGATATAAAAAAAGCAATAAAAAAAATATGTAAAGATAGTTTCACTTTTGTTAATGCAGGCAACCTTCATCTTTGTATTAAAAAGGAATCAATTCAGAAATTTGATCTTGAAAATTTATATTTCTCATTAGAAACTTTAATTAAACCACATAACGTCAACTTATCGATATATAACAAATTAGACAGTAATAATTTTGAAATTAGAACCTATGAAAATGGTGTTGGTGAGACTTTATCATGCGGTTCTGCGTCAGCATCAGTTGCTATGCTAGCTCTTAAAAATAAAAATAACTATGTAACTATAAGCTCAAAAGGCGGTAAACTAAAATTTAAGAAAGTTAATGGGCAAATGATTATGATAGGACCTGCGAAAAACGTTTGCTCTGGAATAATTAATGACTAA
- the lysA gene encoding diaminopimelate decarboxylase yields MDFFEYKKDELFCEEVNLIEIAENFGTPTYVYSSKTLNLHIDAYMDSFTSKDYQICFSVKSLSNIAILNILKNKGCGFDIVSGGELHRAISVGADPKSIIFSGVGKSKNEIEDGILNEILSFNIESKAELKKIETVASNLKKIAPVSIRFNPDIDSGGHDYITTGRKGDKFGINNLDETIELAKYIRDSKNLEMVGLACHIGSQILNLKSYEIASKKTIDLATKINKLGIDLQFFDMGGGLGVPYLDESPPHPKELISMLEEVFVNRNEKLILEPGRSISANAGVLLTKVEYIKDNFAIVDAAMNDLIRPALYGAKHDIWNLKNKTNAMKKYNVVGPICESSDFLGKDILLDIAEDDLLCIKTAGAYGFVMSSNYNSRLRSAEVLVDGKTFNLIRRRENIQDLIGMETIPND; encoded by the coding sequence ATGGATTTTTTTGAATACAAAAAGGATGAGCTTTTTTGTGAAGAAGTAAATCTTATTGAAATTGCAGAAAATTTTGGAACACCTACTTATGTTTATTCTTCAAAAACGTTAAATCTTCATATAGATGCCTATATGGATTCATTTACAAGCAAAGATTATCAAATATGTTTTTCAGTAAAATCTTTAAGCAATATTGCCATTTTAAATATTCTTAAGAATAAAGGATGCGGGTTTGATATTGTTTCTGGCGGCGAGCTTCATAGAGCTATTTCAGTTGGCGCAGATCCTAAATCAATAATCTTTTCTGGAGTAGGAAAATCAAAAAATGAAATAGAAGATGGAATCTTAAATGAGATTTTATCTTTTAATATTGAATCAAAAGCTGAATTAAAAAAAATAGAGACCGTAGCTAGTAATTTAAAGAAAATTGCACCAGTTTCAATAAGATTCAATCCAGATATAGACTCAGGAGGTCATGACTATATTACAACTGGAAGAAAAGGTGATAAGTTTGGGATTAATAATTTAGATGAAACTATTGAATTAGCAAAATACATAAGAGATTCAAAAAACCTTGAAATGGTTGGATTAGCTTGTCATATCGGCTCACAAATTTTAAATCTAAAAAGCTATGAAATAGCTTCAAAAAAAACTATAGATCTTGCTACTAAAATAAATAAGCTTGGAATTGATCTCCAGTTTTTTGACATGGGTGGCGGTCTTGGTGTTCCTTATTTAGATGAATCGCCGCCTCACCCTAAAGAACTAATATCAATGCTAGAAGAGGTTTTCGTTAATAGAAATGAAAAGTTAATATTGGAGCCTGGCAGAAGTATATCAGCCAATGCAGGTGTCTTATTAACCAAAGTTGAATATATCAAAGATAACTTTGCGATAGTTGATGCCGCTATGAATGATTTAATAAGACCTGCTCTTTATGGTGCTAAACATGATATCTGGAACCTTAAAAATAAAACCAATGCTATGAAAAAGTATAATGTAGTTGGTCCAATATGTGAGTCCTCAGATTTTTTAGGAAAAGATATTTTACTTGATATCGCTGAAGATGATCTTTTATGTATAAAAACTGCAGGAGCATATGGATTTGTAATGTCGTCAAATTACAATTCTAGATTAAGATCTGCTGAAGTGCTTGTGGATGGTAAAACTTTTAATTTGATTCGAAGAAGAGAAAATATTCAAGATCTAATTGGAATGGAGACAATTCCAAATGATTAA